In Streptomyces sp. TS71-3, the following proteins share a genomic window:
- a CDS encoding class I SAM-dependent methyltransferase translates to MNDDARVAGQYEEIGGAYERFKSLPVSRCVEQPSILGLFGDLHGRSVLDLACGTGFYARHARALGASRVLGVDVSEAMLGYARNVEARQAAGIEYLAADAAALPASLGAFDVVTAVFLLNYAADQEQMTAFFRSARRHLAADGVFLAYVMNPDFAFERPWPAKYGLEIAVERRLPDGVQASATADFDPPMTLRGFVPARRVYEAAAAAAGFGALQWVPVRAEGGTDGEFPAGFWDDLLSNPPWTMLRARPAAPDGEALQQGPHGRGRRASASVPSVPAGPSPG, encoded by the coding sequence ATGAACGACGACGCCCGGGTGGCCGGGCAGTACGAGGAGATCGGCGGAGCGTACGAGCGCTTCAAGTCGCTCCCGGTGAGCAGATGCGTGGAGCAGCCCAGCATCCTCGGGCTGTTCGGGGACCTGCACGGCCGCAGCGTGCTCGACCTGGCCTGCGGCACCGGCTTCTACGCGCGCCACGCACGTGCGCTGGGCGCTTCCAGGGTGCTGGGCGTCGACGTGTCGGAGGCGATGCTCGGCTACGCCCGGAACGTGGAGGCCCGCCAGGCCGCGGGCATCGAGTACCTGGCCGCGGACGCCGCCGCGCTGCCGGCCTCGCTCGGGGCGTTCGACGTCGTCACCGCGGTGTTCCTGCTCAACTACGCGGCCGATCAGGAGCAGATGACCGCGTTCTTCCGCAGCGCGCGCCGGCACCTCGCCGCGGACGGGGTGTTCCTGGCCTACGTCATGAACCCGGACTTCGCGTTCGAGAGGCCGTGGCCCGCCAAGTACGGCCTGGAGATCGCGGTCGAGCGGCGCCTGCCGGACGGCGTCCAGGCCAGCGCCACGGCCGACTTCGATCCGCCGATGACCCTGCGCGGGTTCGTGCCGGCCCGGCGGGTGTACGAGGCGGCGGCAGCGGCGGCCGGGTTCGGCGCCCTTCAGTGGGTTCCGGTGCGGGCCGAGGGCGGCACCGACGGGGAGTTCCCGGCGGGCTTCTGGGACGACCTGCTCTCAAACCCGCCCTGGACGATGCTCCGCGCCCGCCCTGCGGCACCGGACGGCGAGGCGCTGCAGCAGGGTCCGCACGGCAGAGGACGCCGGGCGAGCGCGAGCGTGCCGTCCGTGCCGGCAGGGCCCTCCCCGGGCTGA
- a CDS encoding MFS transporter has protein sequence MSAASDASGASAASSPSPAPSPPSGTPSVAARLDRLPLSGWHRRLIVIVGLGAFFDLYEVFLGGVLGAVLTDAWSLSGTQKSMVIAAAFLGMFAGANILSVAADRLGRRRMFLVNLALYSFFSLAAAFAPNLGVLLALRFLAGLGLGAELVLVDTYLAEFLPRRVRGRYISWAYTVGFVGVPIAALLGARLVASRELLGLAGWRWLLIFGAVGAFVIWAARSRLPESPRWLVSRGRGAEAAQVVAGIEERVTAGSAAALPPVPDEEPAPPVRRNVPLSEMFGPAYRRRTVMLWIFQVLQTVAYYGFGSLAPVVLVAKGYEVTESLTFAALSFLGYPIGSALAVPLIDRIERKLLIIGSAAGIGVFGIVFAAARLPWLIVTAGFLLTVCSNVFSNAFHTYQTEVFPTGMRSSAVGIAYSLSRLTSAVLPFVAVRVLDSAGATAVFTGSAVLIVLLCLDIALLGPRTTGRGLEAVAERPEGDPGAGTAAGKPTETTT, from the coding sequence GTGTCCGCCGCATCCGACGCCTCCGGTGCATCCGCCGCGTCATCCCCCTCCCCCGCGCCGTCCCCGCCGTCGGGAACCCCCTCCGTCGCGGCCCGGCTCGACCGGCTGCCGCTCTCCGGCTGGCACCGCCGGCTGATCGTGATCGTCGGCCTCGGCGCGTTCTTCGACCTCTACGAGGTGTTCCTCGGCGGGGTGCTCGGGGCGGTGCTCACCGACGCCTGGTCGCTGAGCGGGACGCAGAAGTCGATGGTGATCGCCGCCGCCTTCCTCGGCATGTTCGCCGGCGCCAACATCCTGTCGGTGGCCGCCGACCGGCTGGGCCGGCGCCGGATGTTCCTGGTCAACCTGGCGCTGTACTCGTTCTTCTCGCTCGCCGCCGCGTTCGCGCCCAACCTGGGCGTGCTGCTCGCGCTGCGCTTCCTCGCGGGGCTCGGCCTGGGCGCGGAACTCGTGCTGGTCGACACCTACCTGGCGGAGTTCCTGCCGCGCCGGGTGCGGGGACGGTACATCTCCTGGGCGTACACCGTCGGTTTCGTCGGCGTGCCGATCGCCGCGCTGCTCGGAGCGCGTCTGGTGGCCTCGCGGGAGCTGCTGGGGCTGGCCGGCTGGCGGTGGCTGCTGATCTTCGGCGCCGTCGGCGCGTTCGTCATCTGGGCGGCGCGCAGCCGGCTGCCCGAGTCCCCGCGCTGGCTGGTGTCCCGGGGCCGCGGCGCGGAAGCGGCCCAGGTGGTCGCCGGGATCGAGGAGCGGGTCACGGCCGGCTCCGCGGCCGCCCTGCCGCCGGTGCCGGACGAGGAGCCGGCGCCGCCGGTACGGCGGAACGTCCCGCTGAGCGAGATGTTCGGCCCGGCCTACCGGCGCCGCACCGTGATGCTGTGGATCTTCCAGGTGCTCCAGACGGTGGCGTACTACGGCTTCGGCTCGCTGGCGCCCGTGGTGCTGGTCGCCAAGGGCTACGAGGTGACCGAGTCGCTGACGTTCGCGGCGCTGAGCTTCCTCGGCTACCCGATCGGCTCGGCGCTCGCGGTGCCGCTGATCGACCGGATCGAGCGCAAGCTGCTGATCATCGGCTCGGCCGCCGGCATCGGGGTCTTCGGCATCGTGTTCGCCGCGGCGCGCCTGCCCTGGCTCATCGTCACCGCCGGGTTCCTGCTGACGGTGTGCAGCAACGTGTTCTCCAACGCCTTCCACACCTACCAGACGGAGGTCTTCCCCACCGGGATGCGGAGCTCGGCGGTCGGCATCGCCTACTCGCTGTCCCGGCTCACCTCGGCCGTGCTGCCGTTCGTGGCCGTACGCGTGCTGGACTCCGCGGGCGCGACCGCCGTGTTCACCGGCTCGGCGGTGCTGATCGTCCTGCTCTGCCTCGACATCGCCCTGCTCGGCCCGCGCACCACCGGCCGGGGCCTGGAAGCGGTGGCCGAGCGCCCGGAAGGGGACCCGGGGGCCGGCACGGCCGCGGGCAAGCCGACGGAGACGACCACCTAG
- the crcB gene encoding fluoride efflux transporter CrcB, producing MNWLLVLAGAVVGAPLRYLTDRAVQARHESVFPWGTFTVNVAGSLVLGLVTGAVTAGAASSQVQLLLGTGLCGALTTYSTFSYETLRLAEGGARLYAVANAVGSVLAGLGAAFAGTALAGALWG from the coding sequence GTGAACTGGCTGCTGGTGCTGGCCGGGGCCGTGGTCGGCGCCCCGCTGAGGTACCTCACCGACCGCGCCGTGCAGGCCCGGCACGAGTCGGTCTTCCCGTGGGGCACGTTCACCGTGAACGTCGCCGGGTCCCTGGTGCTCGGCCTGGTCACCGGCGCGGTCACCGCGGGCGCGGCCTCGTCCCAGGTACAGCTGCTCCTCGGCACCGGGCTGTGCGGCGCGCTCACCACCTACTCGACGTTCTCGTACGAGACGCTGCGCCTGGCGGAGGGCGGCGCGCGCCTGTACGCGGTGGCCAACGCCGTCGGCAGCGTGCTCGCGGGTCTGGGCGCCGCGTTCGCGGGTACGGCACTTGCCGGGGCCCTGTGGGGGTGA